One window of Mesorhizobium sp. PAMC28654 genomic DNA carries:
- a CDS encoding chromate resistance protein ChrB domain-containing protein: MPSTTAITVPQLTRLVGLPGAPVIIDVRIDDDYNADPRLLPASIQRDFKAISTWSAEFAGKPVVVVCQKGQKLSQGVAAWLRHEGISAESLEGGFEAWRDGKGLLVRTGKMPPRDEKGRTVWVTRARPKVDRIACPWLIRRFVDPGAVFLFVEPAEVLAIADRFQAVPFDIDDVFWSHRGERCTFDTMIEEFGLQSQALDRLATIIRAADTASLGLAPQAAGFLAASLGLSRMFRDDLEQLDAGMLLYDAFFRWCRDATDETHNWPSGGKVT; the protein is encoded by the coding sequence ATGCCGTCAACAACCGCTATCACCGTGCCGCAACTGACCCGTCTGGTCGGTCTGCCGGGGGCTCCTGTCATCATCGATGTTCGCATCGATGATGACTACAACGCCGATCCGCGCCTGCTTCCGGCCTCAATCCAGCGTGACTTCAAGGCCATTTCGACCTGGTCGGCTGAGTTCGCCGGCAAGCCAGTGGTGGTCGTCTGCCAGAAAGGTCAAAAGCTCTCGCAGGGCGTGGCCGCATGGCTGCGGCACGAGGGGATCTCCGCCGAATCCCTTGAAGGCGGGTTCGAAGCCTGGCGCGACGGCAAGGGACTTCTGGTTCGCACCGGCAAGATGCCGCCTCGCGATGAAAAGGGCCGCACCGTTTGGGTGACGCGGGCTCGCCCGAAAGTCGATCGTATTGCTTGCCCATGGCTGATCCGGCGTTTCGTTGACCCCGGCGCGGTGTTTCTGTTCGTCGAGCCCGCTGAAGTATTGGCCATTGCCGATCGCTTTCAGGCTGTGCCTTTCGATATCGACGATGTGTTCTGGAGTCACCGTGGCGAGCGCTGCACCTTCGATACGATGATCGAGGAGTTCGGGCTCCAATCCCAGGCGCTCGATCGTCTTGCCACCATTATCCGGGCGGCCGACACCGCAAGCCTGGGCCTGGCTCCCCAAGCAGCCGGATTTCTCGCTGCCTCGCTTGGCCTGTCACGCATGTTCCGCGACGACCTGGAACAGCTGGACGCTGGCATGCTGCTCTACGATGCGTTCTTCCGCTGGTGCCGGGATGCCACGGACGAGACGCACAACTGGCCATCCGGAGGCAAAGTGACATGA
- a CDS encoding IlvD/Edd family dehydratase: protein MAGAPTRKKKFRSQEWFDNPDNPGMTALYLERYLNYGLTRAELMSGKPLIGIAQTGSDLSPCNRHHIELAKRVRDGIVSMGGIPFEFPCHPIQETGKRPTAALDRNLAYLSLVEVLYGYPLDGVVLTIGCDKTTPALLMAAATVNIPAIALSVGPMLNGWHKGKRTGSGTIVWESRQRLSAGEIGYDEFMDIVASSAPSTGYCNTMGTATTMNSLAEALGMQLPGSAAIPAPYRERGQIAYETGKRIVDMVHEDLKPSDIMTRKAFENAIVVNSAIGGSTNAPIHLNAIARHLGVPLTNDDWQKIGLHVPLIVNLQPSGEYLGEDYHHAGGVPAVVAELMKGGLLPYPEAMTVNGKTIGDNCSGVVNENIDVIRTVAEPLKANAGFINLKGNLFDSAIMKTSGISPEFRERYLSNPKDPEAFEGNAMVFDGPEDYHARIDDPAQGIDEHTILFMRGAGPIGYPGGAEVVNMQPPAYLIKKGIHALACIGDGRQSGTSGSPSILNASPEAAIGGGLALLKTGDRVRIDLNKATANILVSDDEIARRRVELQKDGGYHYPKHQTPWQEIQRGMVDQFSEGMVLKPAVKYQDVAHTSGIPRDNH, encoded by the coding sequence ATGGCAGGCGCCCCCACCAGAAAGAAAAAATTCCGCTCGCAGGAGTGGTTTGATAATCCCGACAATCCGGGAATGACGGCGCTTTATCTAGAGCGCTACCTGAATTACGGGCTGACGCGCGCCGAGCTGATGTCGGGCAAGCCGCTGATCGGCATTGCCCAGACTGGCTCTGACCTATCGCCCTGCAACCGGCATCACATCGAACTGGCCAAGCGCGTTCGCGACGGCATCGTGTCGATGGGCGGCATTCCCTTCGAGTTTCCGTGCCATCCGATCCAGGAGACAGGCAAGCGCCCGACGGCCGCGCTCGACCGCAACCTCGCCTATCTCAGCCTTGTCGAAGTGCTCTATGGTTATCCGCTCGACGGCGTCGTGCTGACCATCGGTTGCGACAAGACGACGCCGGCTCTGCTGATGGCCGCCGCCACCGTCAACATCCCCGCCATCGCCCTGTCGGTCGGCCCAATGCTCAATGGCTGGCACAAGGGCAAGCGCACCGGTTCAGGCACCATCGTCTGGGAATCGCGCCAGCGCCTGTCGGCCGGCGAGATCGGCTATGACGAGTTCATGGATATCGTCGCCTCTTCGGCGCCATCCACCGGCTATTGCAACACCATGGGCACCGCCACCACCATGAATTCGCTGGCCGAGGCGCTTGGCATGCAGTTGCCGGGCTCCGCCGCCATCCCCGCGCCCTATCGCGAGCGCGGTCAGATCGCCTACGAGACGGGCAAGCGCATCGTCGACATGGTGCATGAGGATCTGAAGCCGTCCGACATCATGACTAGGAAGGCCTTCGAGAACGCCATCGTTGTCAATTCGGCCATTGGCGGCTCCACCAACGCACCGATCCACCTTAACGCCATTGCCCGCCATCTCGGCGTGCCGCTCACCAATGACGACTGGCAGAAGATAGGCCTCCACGTGCCGCTCATCGTCAACCTGCAGCCATCGGGCGAATATCTCGGCGAGGATTACCACCATGCCGGTGGCGTGCCGGCTGTCGTGGCCGAGTTGATGAAGGGCGGGTTGTTGCCCTATCCGGAAGCCATGACCGTCAACGGCAAGACGATCGGCGACAATTGCAGCGGCGTCGTCAACGAGAACATCGACGTTATCCGCACGGTCGCCGAGCCGCTGAAGGCGAACGCCGGCTTCATCAACCTCAAGGGCAATCTGTTCGATTCGGCGATCATGAAGACCAGCGGCATCTCGCCCGAATTCCGCGAGCGCTATCTGTCCAACCCGAAGGACCCGGAAGCCTTCGAGGGCAACGCCATGGTCTTTGACGGGCCGGAGGACTACCACGCCCGCATCGACGACCCAGCGCAAGGCATCGACGAACACACCATCTTGTTCATGCGCGGCGCTGGCCCGATCGGCTATCCCGGCGGCGCCGAAGTCGTCAACATGCAGCCGCCGGCCTACCTCATCAAGAAGGGTATCCACGCGCTGGCCTGCATCGGCGACGGTCGCCAATCGGGCACGTCGGGCTCGCCATCCATCCTCAACGCCTCGCCGGAAGCGGCGATCGGCGGCGGCCTGGCCCTGCTCAAGACAGGCGATCGCGTCCGCATCGATCTGAACAAGGCCACCGCCAATATTCTCGTCTCGGACGACGAAATCGCGCGGCGACGCGTCGAACTGCAGAAAGATGGCGGCTATCATTATCCCAAGCACCAGACGCCCTGGCAGGAGATCCAGCGTGGCATGGTCGACCAGTTTTCCGAGGGAATGGTGCTGAAGCCGGCGGTGAAATATCAGGACGTGGCGCATACCAGCGGCATCCCGAGAGACAATCACTAA
- a CDS encoding SRPBCC family protein encodes MALVIEGEERIAAPLQKVWEALNDPEVLKATIPGCQSLEMTSPTEMAATVVLKIGPIKATFKGEVTLKNLKPPHSYTIQGEGKGGIAGFAKGGADVTLTADGPDATILKYAAKADVGGKIAQLGSRLIESTSKKLAGQFFSSFGEKVGG; translated from the coding sequence ATGGCTTTGGTGATCGAAGGCGAGGAACGCATTGCCGCACCCCTGCAAAAAGTGTGGGAAGCGCTGAACGACCCCGAGGTTTTGAAAGCGACCATTCCCGGCTGCCAGAGCCTGGAAATGACTTCGCCGACCGAGATGGCGGCAACCGTGGTGCTGAAGATCGGGCCGATCAAGGCGACGTTCAAGGGCGAGGTGACCCTGAAGAACCTCAAGCCACCGCACTCCTACACCATCCAGGGCGAAGGCAAGGGCGGCATCGCAGGCTTCGCCAAGGGCGGCGCCGACGTGACGCTGACGGCAGATGGGCCGGATGCAACGATCCTGAAATACGCGGCCAAGGCCGATGTCGGCGGCAAGATCGCCCAACTGGGCAGCCGGCTGATCGAATCGACCTCGAAGAAACTGGCTGGACAGTTCTTTTCGAGCTTTGGCGAGAAAGTGGGCGGCTGA
- a CDS encoding Mrp/NBP35 family ATP-binding protein yields the protein MPAVQNNVTKEIVTERLKTVNGPDFTGNIVDLGMVSEIFIADGKVFFSITVPAARAQEMEPLRAAAERVVKAIPGVVGAVVALTAEKKGGGMEAPVPARPAPRPAPPAAPARPAPQAPASHSQGKRGVPGIEAIIAVASGKGGVGKSTTAVNIALGLAANGLRVGVLDADIYGPSMPKLLNIHGRPQTVDGKILKPMENYGLKVMSMGFLVDEETPMIWRGPMVMSALTQMLREVEWGPLDVLVVDMPPGTGDAQLTMAQQVPLAGAVIVSTPQDLALIDARKGLNMFKKVDVPLLGIVENMSYFIAPDTGKRYDIFGHGGARREAERLGVTFLGEVPLEMGIRESSDAGTPVVVSKPDSPEAKIYRDIASKVWDRVNEERGAAEAAVPSIVFE from the coding sequence ATGCCCGCCGTCCAGAACAATGTCACTAAGGAAATCGTCACCGAACGCCTGAAGACGGTCAATGGGCCGGATTTCACCGGCAATATCGTCGACCTCGGCATGGTCTCGGAAATTTTCATTGCCGACGGCAAGGTCTTCTTCTCGATTACCGTTCCCGCCGCCCGGGCCCAGGAAATGGAGCCGCTGCGCGCTGCCGCCGAACGTGTGGTGAAAGCGATCCCCGGTGTCGTCGGCGCCGTCGTGGCGCTGACCGCCGAGAAGAAGGGCGGCGGCATGGAGGCCCCGGTTCCGGCGCGTCCCGCTCCCAGGCCAGCACCGCCGGCCGCACCAGCCCGGCCAGCGCCGCAGGCACCGGCCTCGCACAGCCAGGGCAAGCGCGGTGTACCCGGCATCGAGGCGATCATCGCCGTCGCCTCCGGAAAGGGCGGCGTCGGCAAGTCGACCACCGCCGTCAACATCGCGCTCGGCCTTGCCGCCAATGGGTTGAGGGTCGGCGTGCTCGATGCCGACATCTATGGGCCGTCGATGCCCAAGCTGCTCAACATTCATGGCCGGCCCCAGACGGTCGACGGCAAGATCCTGAAACCCATGGAGAATTACGGGCTGAAGGTGATGTCCATGGGCTTCCTCGTCGATGAGGAAACGCCGATGATCTGGCGCGGGCCGATGGTGATGTCGGCGCTCACGCAGATGCTGCGCGAGGTCGAATGGGGTCCGCTGGATGTGCTCGTCGTCGACATGCCTCCGGGCACGGGTGACGCCCAGCTGACCATGGCCCAGCAGGTGCCGCTGGCCGGCGCGGTCATCGTCTCGACGCCGCAGGATCTGGCGCTGATCGATGCGCGCAAGGGGCTCAACATGTTCAAGAAGGTTGACGTGCCGCTGCTCGGCATCGTCGAGAACATGAGCTATTTCATCGCTCCAGACACCGGCAAGCGCTACGACATTTTTGGTCACGGCGGCGCCCGCCGCGAGGCCGAGCGTCTCGGCGTCACCTTCCTCGGCGAAGTGCCGCTCGAAATGGGTATCCGTGAAAGCTCGGATGCCGGTACGCCGGTGGTTGTCTCGAAGCCCGATAGCCCCGAGGCGAAAATCTATCGTGACATCGCTTCGAAGGTCTGGGACCGGGTCAATGAAGAGCGTGGCGCGGCCGAAGCGGCGGTGCCGAGCATCGTGTTCGAGTAA
- a CDS encoding LysR family transcriptional regulator, which yields MIDKLEFFIALAREEHFGRAAEVCGVTQPTLSAGIKQLEGQLGVMLVLRGSRFQGLTPEGKQVLVWARRIVGDTRTMREEMRAARHGLSGRIRIAAIPTALAMLPRLTTPFREKHPGVTFSILSRTSIEVLSLLGNFDIDAGITYLDNEPLGRVTSVPLYDERYQLITAVGNPYSDRDKVTWAELSSLPLCLLTPDMQNRRIIDQHLAEAGVQMRPTLESNSMIVLFSHIRTGKWSSIMPLNLAETFGFSEPIRAVPIVEPDASHTVGLVAAPREPHTPLVSALLDEAMALADDFHARR from the coding sequence ATGATCGACAAGCTGGAATTTTTCATCGCGCTCGCCAGGGAAGAGCACTTTGGCCGGGCCGCGGAAGTGTGCGGCGTCACCCAGCCGACGCTGTCGGCCGGCATCAAGCAGCTGGAGGGCCAGCTCGGCGTCATGCTGGTGCTGCGCGGCTCGCGCTTCCAGGGACTGACGCCGGAAGGGAAGCAGGTTCTGGTCTGGGCGCGGCGCATCGTTGGCGACACCCGCACCATGCGCGAGGAAATGCGCGCGGCGCGCCACGGACTTTCCGGCCGCATTCGCATCGCGGCCATACCGACAGCGCTGGCCATGCTGCCGCGCCTGACGACGCCGTTCCGCGAAAAGCACCCCGGCGTCACTTTTTCGATATTGTCGCGGACCTCGATCGAGGTGTTGTCGCTGCTCGGCAATTTCGACATCGACGCCGGCATCACCTATCTCGACAACGAGCCGCTGGGGCGGGTAACCAGCGTTCCGCTCTATGACGAGCGCTACCAGCTGATCACCGCTGTCGGAAATCCCTATTCCGATCGCGACAAAGTGACATGGGCGGAGCTCAGCAGCCTGCCGCTTTGCCTGCTGACGCCGGACATGCAGAACCGTCGCATCATCGACCAGCATCTTGCCGAAGCCGGCGTACAGATGCGGCCGACGCTCGAATCCAATTCGATGATCGTGCTGTTTTCGCATATCCGCACCGGCAAATGGTCGTCGATCATGCCGCTCAACCTCGCGGAAACATTCGGCTTTTCAGAGCCGATCCGGGCCGTTCCGATCGTCGAACCGGACGCCAGCCATACGGTTGGCCTGGTGGCCGCGCCGCGCGAACCGCACACACCTTTGGTCTCAGCGCTGCTGGACGAGGCGATGGCGCTAGCGGACGATTTCCACGCCCGCCGTTGA
- a CDS encoding formate dehydrogenase subunit gamma codes for MTMQPASTEIASRTAAIIHEMKGLEGPLLPILHGIQEEFGHVPQDSLPIIAEALNISNAEVHGVVTFYHDYRSHPAGRHVLKVCQAEACQSMGSDAVAAKLKQLLGIGFHETTRDGSVTLEPVYCLGLCACAPSAMLDGEVIGRLDDEKLDEIVAEVRS; via the coding sequence ATGACGATGCAGCCTGCAAGTACCGAGATCGCATCGCGCACTGCGGCGATCATTCACGAGATGAAGGGGCTGGAAGGCCCGCTGCTGCCGATCCTCCACGGCATCCAGGAAGAGTTCGGCCATGTGCCACAGGACTCCCTGCCCATCATCGCCGAGGCGCTGAATATTTCCAACGCGGAAGTCCACGGCGTCGTCACCTTCTACCATGATTATCGCAGCCATCCGGCAGGCCGGCATGTGCTGAAAGTCTGCCAGGCTGAGGCCTGCCAGTCGATGGGTTCGGACGCGGTCGCGGCCAAGCTCAAGCAGTTGCTTGGCATCGGCTTTCACGAGACGACGCGCGACGGCTCCGTGACGCTTGAGCCTGTATACTGCCTCGGCCTGTGCGCCTGCGCGCCGTCCGCAATGCTGGACGGTGAAGTGATCGGGCGGCTCGACGACGAGAAACTCGACGAGATTGTTGCCGAGGTGCGCTCATGA
- a CDS encoding formate dehydrogenase beta subunit, whose product MIPHIYIPGDSGALALGAEKVAKAIASELAERGIEAKIVRNGSRGAYFLEPMVEVTTENGRVAYGPVKPSDVKSLFDVGFLTGGHHKRWLGSPDKIPFLAKQTRLTFARCGINDPLSLDAYKTLGGLKGLQNAVAMAPIEVVKQVTESGLRGRGGAGFPTGIKWKTVLDATADKKYIVCNADEGDSATFADRMIMEGDPFVLIEGMAIAGVATGATKGFVYIRSEYPHAVAMMRKAVEVARKAGVLGVNVLGSPNAFDMEIRVGAGAYVCGEETSLLNSLEGKRGVVRAKPPLPAIQGLFGKPTVINNVISLASVPIIMDKGAAFYKDFGMGRSRGTIPIQIAGNVKYGGLFEAAFGMTLGEIVDDIGGGTATGRPVKAVQVGGPLGAYFPRALFNTPFDYEAFAAKDGLIGHAGITVFDDTADMLKQARFAMEFCAIESCGKCTPCRIGSTRGVETIDRIASGIDPEKNIALVTDLCNTMKFGSLCALGGFTPYPVMSALNHFREDFKPAPVAEAAE is encoded by the coding sequence ATGATCCCCCACATCTATATTCCCGGCGATTCCGGCGCGCTGGCGCTGGGCGCGGAAAAAGTCGCCAAGGCGATCGCAAGTGAGCTTGCCGAGCGCGGCATCGAAGCCAAGATCGTGCGCAACGGCTCGCGCGGCGCCTATTTCCTCGAGCCTATGGTCGAAGTGACGACGGAAAACGGCCGTGTCGCCTATGGGCCAGTGAAGCCGTCCGATGTCAAAAGCCTGTTCGACGTCGGCTTCCTCACCGGTGGCCATCACAAGCGCTGGCTGGGTTCGCCGGACAAGATTCCATTCCTGGCCAAGCAGACGCGCCTGACCTTCGCCCGCTGCGGCATCAACGATCCGCTGTCGCTCGACGCCTACAAGACGCTCGGCGGCCTCAAGGGCCTGCAGAACGCGGTGGCCATGGCGCCGATCGAGGTTGTCAAGCAGGTGACTGAGTCCGGTCTGCGCGGCCGTGGCGGCGCCGGCTTCCCGACCGGCATCAAGTGGAAGACCGTGCTCGATGCGACCGCCGACAAGAAGTATATCGTCTGCAACGCCGACGAGGGCGACAGCGCCACCTTCGCCGACCGCATGATCATGGAAGGCGACCCCTTCGTGCTGATCGAAGGCATGGCAATCGCCGGTGTCGCGACCGGCGCGACCAAGGGTTTCGTCTATATCCGCTCGGAATACCCGCATGCGGTGGCGATGATGCGGAAAGCAGTCGAGGTCGCCCGCAAGGCCGGCGTGCTCGGCGTCAACGTGCTGGGTTCGCCCAATGCCTTCGACATGGAAATCCGCGTCGGCGCCGGCGCCTATGTATGCGGCGAGGAAACGTCGCTGCTTAACAGCCTGGAAGGCAAGCGCGGCGTGGTTCGCGCCAAGCCGCCGCTGCCGGCAATCCAGGGTCTGTTCGGCAAGCCGACGGTGATCAACAACGTCATCAGCCTAGCCTCCGTGCCTATCATCATGGACAAGGGCGCCGCCTTCTACAAGGATTTCGGCATGGGCCGCTCGCGCGGCACCATCCCGATCCAGATCGCCGGCAACGTCAAATATGGCGGCCTGTTCGAGGCGGCTTTCGGCATGACGCTGGGCGAGATCGTCGACGACATCGGCGGCGGTACCGCGACGGGACGTCCGGTCAAGGCGGTTCAGGTCGGCGGGCCGCTCGGCGCTTATTTCCCACGCGCTCTGTTCAACACGCCGTTCGACTACGAAGCCTTCGCCGCCAAGGACGGACTGATCGGCCATGCCGGCATCACCGTCTTCGACGATACCGCCGACATGCTGAAGCAGGCGCGCTTCGCCATGGAATTCTGCGCGATCGAAAGCTGCGGCAAGTGCACGCCCTGCCGCATCGGCTCGACGCGTGGCGTCGAGACCATCGACAGGATCGCCAGCGGTATCGATCCGGAGAAGAATATCGCTCTGGTCACCGACCTCTGCAACACGATGAAATTCGGCTCGCTCTGCGCACTGGGAGGCTTCACGCCCTACCCGGTCATGAGCGCGCTCAACCATTTCCGCGAAGATTTCAAGCCGGCGCCCGTTGCCGAAGCAGCAGAATAG